One Actinomycetota bacterium genomic window, GTTCTACTACTCGAACACCAACACCGTCCTGCTCGGACTGTTGGTCGAGCAGCTCGCCGGGCCGGTCCCCGAGGAGTTCAAAAAGCGCATATTCGCCCCCCTTGGGATGAACGACAGCCTCTTTCCCGAGCGGACGTCCGCGGCGATCCCGGCTCCGTACGCCCGCGGTTACATGTACGGGACGAACGTCGAGACCGTCGCGACCCAGGTGCTTCCCAAGGACCAGCAGGCGGCAGCCCGGGCGGGAACCCTGGAGCCGTACGACCAGACGGACAGCAACCCGTCCTGGGCGTGGACCGCCGGCGGCGGCATCTCCACCGCATGGGACCTGCTGCGCTATGTCCCGGCTCTGGTCACGGGCGACGGCCTGCTCGACGAGGAGACCCAGCGGGAGCGGATGGACAGCCTCCAGCCGCGCGACCCCGAGGATCCGGAAGGCCCCGCCTACGGCTACGCCCTGGCACGTTTTGGGTCGTTTTACGGGCACACGGGCGAGCTGCCGGGCTACAACTCGTTCATGGGGCACGACCCGGTGCGGGGCGACACCGTCGTGACGTGGGCCTCGTTAAGCGCCGCGCCCGACGGCAGCCCTCCCGCCATTGAGATGGCAAGGGCAATCATCGAGGAGCTCGCGTGAGCTAGGCCGAGTTCACCTCAACCGGACCGCACCTACTTGCCCATGGGCAGATTGTTTGGGTCCGAGCCCTCCGGTACCAGCCGAAGCGACACATTCCAATAGTGCCTCATCGGATTCCCATCCCAGTCGTGTCCGGTGGCGCCTTCTTTGTCGGAGGACTTAAGGAAGAAAAGCATGCGGTCGTCGTCTACACGAAGCATTCGGCTTACTTCCCCGTCGGAGTACTGGACGCTGTCGTCCGCGCCCAGTGTCAGATATATCCAGTTATCCGCCAATCCCCAGACAGCCTGCCACCAGTCGTCGGTCAACACGGCGTCGTAGGTCAGACTCCGGTTCGCCCCTTCGGTCTCCTGGTCGAGGCGCCAGCGGCCGTCCGGGTACGACACCCAGTCGTAGTCGTAGCCACCGACGGCCGAGTTCGTGACCCAAGCCCGTTGACTGTTCGCGGTGTCGCATGAGAGGTAGCCCAAGAACATGTTGTCTTTGGTGCGGAACACCTGCATCCTTCGGAAAGCCATGAGTCATGCTCCTTGCGCTAGCGATTCGCCCGGGCGGTCGGAGCATTTTAAACCGGCACCCATAGGCCAGACGAGGGAGTACTGCGAGGTGGGCCCCGCAGTTGTTAGAGATCGAACCGTAAGGTGGTTCTTCGGGTATCACATCAGTAACTAAGCCTGAACATGAAGGTCACGGGTTCGTCACAACCCGCTAACTCCGGCTTAACAGGCCGGCAGCAGTATCGGGCTATGAAACCAATCCAACGACGGCAGTTCCTTCGTCTTGCGGTCGGAGCCCCCGCAGGACTTCTGGCCGCTAAGACGCTCGCAGCATGCTCCTCCGACTCACCCGGCGGCGGCGGCGACTCCGGTCCCGCTGTGGCCGCCTCGGGCGCCAACCGCGCCGAATCCGACGCACCAATCAAGATCGGCTTCATCGCACTGACCGACTGTGCCTCGGTGGTGATGGCACACGAGCTGGGC contains:
- a CDS encoding serine hydrolase domain-containing protein encodes the protein MSSTEPASGNENAWAQALRDRLLGMAEDLLVPGGVVLVRSPERGDLTMAYGTRSRGGGEPVELGDHIRVGSNTKTWTGTVVLQLTRETSLRLEDPIGKYRSGVPKGDEITIAQLLEMRSGLHNYTETVEMNRILDDDPAYAFDPEELLAMAFAHDSYFDPGEKFYYSNTNTVLLGLLVEQLAGPVPEEFKKRIFAPLGMNDSLFPERTSAAIPAPYARGYMYGTNVETVATQVLPKDQQAAARAGTLEPYDQTDSNPSWAWTAGGGISTAWDLLRYVPALVTGDGLLDEETQRERMDSLQPRDPEDPEGPAYGYALARFGSFYGHTGELPGYNSFMGHDPVRGDTVVTWASLSAAPDGSPPAIEMARAIIEELA